The Vanessa cardui chromosome 27, ilVanCard2.1, whole genome shotgun sequence region TATCATAGAACTAAAATTGCAGAACCATCAGTCtaagtaacattaatttatgtaatctaCCATTAAACATCATGGTAGCAGTGTTTCCGATATCCGAGCATAGTAAGTCATTGTAGTGACAGGAACAAGGGGCGTTACATCCTGATACAATAGATTGAGTTTGAATAGAATAGATTATCCTTCTTATTGCCGATATATTTGGAGTGTCGCATGgagtttgttataaaaaataatccaatAATGTAAAAATGACAAAACATGTTTTCTTACAGGTACCGTCACAACACAAAGAACAGATCGCTTATAATATCGATATTCGCTACCGCAGCATCGATATACGCTTTCAAACAACTCGAGGAGAACATCCCTAGAGCTAGCGCGTTTAAGTTCTAtatgttacaatttatattaaacatggcAAGACCGGCTTTGTTACTGAGATTGGTTCCAGCACTATCTCTGTGGCCATACtctggtcaaattaaacaaaaagttaattaattaaagcttTAGGCACACAAGATAGATTAAAAACGAAgcttccattaaaaaaaaaagaatgttttaAAGCTTAGAATGTcacaaaaattattaagtaccacttataaacaattttttttttgtatagttttctttataaattgaCAATAGTCTGTTAGACTACTGAAAGTTTTACacagaatacataaaaaatggtatttgaaataaattaaaaaaaaaattaaaggttaaagtgttaacaaaaacaattaaccctatgaataaaaaaatatttgacaattatCTAAAACTAAGCAAAGTTTAGTTCCTTTActaaaaaagttataacaaaaaaataaatttgactaaAAGTATTTCATAGACATTATACTAATATCTGAAATTATTTGAGGACTATGTAAGTGGGGAACAGCACATACATTTGCGCACATACAcaagcacacacacacaagccTGTGCATTTAAGGTCCATTCTCGTGGTCTCGAGTAAGCTTAGCTCCTAGACCTTAGGGTCAAAATTCAAGGTCAATATTTAATCCTAAGTTACAGTACGTAacgtttacttaaataattttcgaCGTAAGATTTCAATACTGTGTTTCAGgggcgttattattattaactaatattataaatgtgaaagtatagtaagacacaacttagttgtcgcatcggcaaaattcgtaaaaccgatcacatccgaattgagtacgccatcccaaattatcaatattaatttctcatgcgaatatgatctttgcataaacgtaataatttgtaatatcatatgacctaatatattcgtcaatttgacgcgtcggttaacatgcacttgctttctctgacgcgtgaatctatagcgacgaatagcgtcgaatagcgcgatagggagctgtttctattggtcgtgttaatcggcagtaatcggttttattttcattccattgcattttccgatgatacatctaatttgtgtcgtgctATAACTCTATCTGTAACCACtataccgaatttgatgaaatttggtgtgacgCAAAATTGagctctaagaaaggacataggctacttattttGCCTGACAATCAAGCCCCAAAATGCGAACGAAGCCGTAAGCTTtaaccagttttttttttaatatatggcaaTATGATTATAGGTTACACACGGTATGCCTTAATTATGCcttattaaatgaataagtGTATGATTTTTGGTGGTTTTGTTAtggtttcttatatttttaaaatagataatacaaattatttgtaatttattctaGAATAATCTTCTTGCAATATTACACAAGTGATATAACTCTTAGggaaattatagtaaaatttttagTATAGATGGCGTTACAGTCGGAATGGGGGCTTGTTATATCATTAATGTAATACAGGGGGTATAAATGAAATACCCCCTAAGGGAGTAGATTGCGAACTGTGACgcttttattccatttttaattttatataattgtttttattttattttttttaattctaatcgcacatatgttatttatgattgattgattatttaGTCTGTTGTTGGAGCTTGAAGAGGTGGGGTTAGGGGGGTTTTAATGGATAATATGACATAATAGTATGTTAAATGGCATGAACGCTTATACGCTGTCATTACACCATGAAATGtttgtttctatttaattttgtaagtgCTGAAAAAGAGTATGCTTACAAACGATATAGAGCTGTCTTTAAGCTATTGGAGGGCCTTTGCATATAATGGGGCCCTCATATGACTTTGACAGAACACCTTGTTAgaattgataaataatgtatacaaggtttatagatttatttttgttgtgatttggtatcaatatcaaaataaactttattcaagtgggcttttacaagcacttttgaaccgtcaattaacaattaagtgaagctaccaccggttccgaaagtagattctaccgagaataaccggcaagaaactcagtagttactctttttcaacatttaaaaatatcatatgccAAGGTATATATAAGGGCTTCGTTGTCAAGTCGTGACAACGAAGCCCAACGAAGTCGAAAGGCGCTTGTAACAGCTAACTAATCAATCAATCAGAAATTTGAAGATAttcctatgtttttttttgtttttcttacaaTTTTCTGTGATACATTAACGCTAAACCAaatgttgaataatatttatgttgataATTAAATAGCAATGAATTATTGAGTGTTTTATTGTCTTGCTATAATTCCAAAaccgttataaaataaagaatttaaaaaaatcctatacCAGAAATGGTAagcttgttttaaatattagcccatatcaaaacaattttattcaagtaaacttcacaataaaccgtttttgaatcgtcgatatgATTAAATAccatcgtttcggaaagcagtctGAGATGTTCttttcaaaaaaaagaaaagaaaaaattgtgcacttaacaataattagtgtcctgtgatggaaaCGAGTCTAAATCTAGgcgttttatttactataaagtactctaaataagttttattattaatttagtctgaTTAAAATTTTGCAAATGGTGAATTGTATATAGTATGATCGACTATTAACTAAACTACAACATACACTTGGTGGTAAGTCTTTATGCAAGCCGGCTGTGTGTTgttacctacctagacggggtAGGTACCAtcgactcatcagatattattctaccgccaaacaacagtatttggtattgttgtgttccgttttgaagggtgagtgagccagtgtaactacaggcacaagggacataacatcttagttcacaaggttggtggcagattggcgatgtaaggaatagttaatatttctcacagcgtcattgtctatgggcgatggtgaccacttaccatcaggcccatatgcttgtccaccaacctataccataaaaaaaagaaagaggaATCAATTCGACCGTACTTTTTTTAAGgtactgtatatttttttattaatgaacttGACGAATGCCTCTAATCCAACACGCGGCACTTCATTCGATTTTAATTAAGATCGCTATTTGATAAGGTTTACCGCGAATATGAATGTGgagaaaatcaaataaataatttatcagccACTCGAGATTGggtcgtattattttattaaatagtgattttgttttttttttggtattatttGATTGTCTTCGTTTGGGAAACGTCGTACATGATGTTTTTCGGCGAGAAGTTATTGAAATCGGAGAACAATTTCTCGTCGTCCGATTTACTTCAGTATGTAAGTATGGGTTTTCATTTAAAAGTTCTTTGacgatgatttaaaaaatatcaatatcataaagTTTGGGTAGCTACGATTTGCTTTATGAACAAAGCATGAAGACAATGCTAATCAGCGGAAAGTATAATGTATTCCAAAATGTGGATGTAGGAAAAAAAGATAACAAACCTTAGTACGTAAAATTGACACGATATAATTGGTCGCTAGCTTGATTAGTCTATGATATTTCCTATGGACTGTGTTTTGAATgttgacgaaactgttatcggaattttaaaagttaaattaaagtggatataagtagttaaatgtagttaataatatgtatgtatgtatttttataaataaaggtatactaatcataaactcttagtagtgctCGCTATAACTGATTTactagcaaatcgcatgaaattaGCGGTAGCTCGAGGCTATCTAGTCTGCCGTCTTCCATTAGGGTCGACCTAAAAGCGGCATGTAGGATATGCTCACGCATCAACGGCCCTAGTTTTACGTCCTATTTTCAGGATCTAGGTGTTGGGGGTAACCTGCTACTGTTCTTCCATCTTGGCTAGTATTTTGCATTGTTTCTTCAACTCAGTCACACTAACGGGACTCCGATAACGTCTAGTTTAGTGCGAACGTACGTAGTTGGACGAGGTATTCCCACTTGTTTAGTGGGACCAACATAACCCACGAAGCAGTTAGGGGTCGCTAGCGCATGCTGCCTTGTCGTTGCTGCGAGGTTCAATGGGCATAGCGTAAGATAGGAGTAGAACTGGATTTGGCGGTTAGAagccctggggccacaaaggAGCGAAGCTTATGTAACAGAGTAGAAGttcttacttataattttacaaatatatttgaacagTGACATATCTGTCATTCTTAACACGTGGGAACCTCTATTGTGCGGGCCCCTCTCTTATAGAGGCCTCAGAGCAGTTGCACCATTTGCCCCTCCTAAATCTGGCTCTGGATACAGGTACATATCAAGGACATGAGTTACAGGtcgattactttaataatatttgaatgctagcaatttatatcataaatgtatttgaaattaaaaataacaaggggacttttattacagttatttaatacgggatatttaccatatgtTTTATTGAGACTCGtacagtggcgtaaatagggcggtgccaccagtgcccaggcacagggcgtagactttCGGGGGCGCGAGAATAGAgagactgggcaggactattgtttccTCAatagattccgctgagcccctagtactcgattccactACAAAGGTACttacatcgcgctcattttattagcagcgcacgagcgtatttgtgtttagtgtttatcgttaatgggcaacgcattcagagtagtgaacctgcgtttaagttttagtgagtgaggcAGTAAAATAAGTAAAGGGTCTGCCTAAATAGGGCGcggttatagaagctcgcacagggcgctgaaaaggctatttacggcactggactcgtgaacaagacattcgtagataatgtcgaaatatcgagctccaccaaaaaataaaaaaaaatatgctaaatatccagtattaaataactgtaataataaaaataaccataatgttgtctaaaattttcgcgattattacacatttaaataaaactaattataacggataaatcgcgtatattaattacgttcgtaattaatatacagtttgcagtgttcgtggtcacgggtagactacccgtgaccacgaacactgcaaagtgctcgaaacgtcgggatgttttaaaaataattaatatacgtaataaccatgtttatttaaaaatcttaaaaaaatacttttttcttaGATCGGAACTTTGATCAAGGAGTCCAAGTTTCAGCAGCGTCGAGGATCCATCAACACCAACTACGGATGGTTGAAGTCCAGGAATCCGTTGGATGAAGAAGATTGTGGATTGgagaaatataacaatacgaTTTTGAAAGttagtacatatattaaaatgtatgattTCTAGaattttcttattcttttattattgtattattaactaACTAAATTATGATGATTTAGTATCGCTAGTTttcaagattaaattatttttgactgCCATGCCGTACGTCCATTAGGACCAGTGGaagatttacaaatctgccgctattggctagtaggctattcaatttttgccgctcctactttttttttgcaacatttctGATTTGTGtactatcgtcctcattacatcggttttttccgatattagtataattataaactaggtgatatttctgtcagttactagattatttttccaacccgctatgtagtgacgagtatacggattacggacgtaatgtgtaaacacgttaaattataagttatatatataatacatataattataaggttttttttaatttctgtaagatgataaaaaaattgtgctaaatttgccgcccctctaaatctgccaccataggctccagcctacttagcctaatggtaaatccgccactgattaGGACAAAGGAATCTTCGCAGGTCATAATGAGCACGTAACaatatcgatataaataagtcgtaccaaaataaataataaattgcctTTTTTTaccgtgtatttatttttgattttattaactttatttattattaataattaacaagacTGTGTATACAACTTGCAGCTGACTTCACAGTCTCGGGCCGCCATTGCTGTCAAACTTGACAGATTAGCTGATGAATCAAACATTCTGCCAAGTGACATTATGAAATTGTTTACGAAGCTTCTAGACGAAGAAGAAAACATTCAGCTGTTAGAACGAAACGTCAAGATTGTTAAAGAGAGAGGGAAGATATGTAAAACAAATCCTAAATGTGACAAGAGACGATCAAGCCtttcttttatattcaaataaattatgtattttttttatacaaatatataaaagcacgtaaatatttttttttatttgcttaaacTTTAAGCTTTGAAATAATAGATATTCTTGTGTTTCTCTAAATATCTGTTTCTCTTTGAGagtatttaagtatataaaattatataatggtcgtaattgttattgtattaagtAGATCAGATAATTATTATCACAACATTTAATCAACATTAACGTAAtcataataaattcatattttatgttaattagttgcaggcaattaaaaaaatacttcaatgtACTAGATCTGCTTACGCCGTACGTTCtaaaatcaacaacagcctgtaaatttcccactgctgggctaaggcctcctctctctttgaggagaagatttggaacattttatatcacgctgttccaatgcgggttggtggaatacacatgtgatgttttacttcaccgccgagcacgagatgaattaaaaacacaaaaaagcacatgaatattcagtggtgctcatctgagtttgaacccgcaatcattggttaagatgcacgcattctaaccactgggccatctcggctctaattATATTCCGTAAATAATTAGGTTCCGTACAAAATAAAATGCCAGCAGCTATTAATAGCTACGTCATTCCatgaaaaaaaagcaatttatttaatattactgagTCGTTAAATCTCAATGTATTCCGTACAAAAGTAGATATACGTCGACTTAATTGGAtaaattgaacaaaaacaaTGCGTCCGCTTCGCTCtgaatcttgttttttttttattgcaaaatggATCTTGACAGTTGACATTTCCCGCCTAaaagtatttaagtatttttactcTGTAAATAGAATTGCATTGTGTGGGTTTGTATGTCGAATTTTTAGAGTAATTATATTAACAGACATTttaaactttgccgtttcgtaaattcaaatcgtttataaaaaatacattaaaaaaggcgtattactcgatataagattttgtagatgataaaaaggcgtggaattaatacctgttgacttccaggcaggatatattaatttaaataattgtattaactaacatgactttgtattttttaaatgttgaaaaagagtaactactgagtttcttgcaggttcttctcggtagaatctactttccgaaccgatggtagcttcacctaattgtaaattgacgattcaaaagtgcttgtaaaagcccacttgaataaagtttattttgattttatctgtattttgtaTTAGAGTAAAAGAaggtataaaattttgtaagaaaCAAAATGCTTTGTGTCAAATTAAATTGCTTATTAGTCTATCGTCAAAAGCGGTGTAAAGCGGaacaatttttcaatttttttatatatataaccttaCAAGAAATatgttcaattaattttaaaaggcaACCGATTTTAAGACTagcaattttgaatttaaatgattttga contains the following coding sequences:
- the LOC124540983 gene encoding uncharacterized protein LOC124540983, with amino-acid sequence MFFGEKLLKSENNFSSSDLLQYIGTLIKESKFQQRRGSINTNYGWLKSRNPLDEEDCGLEKYNNTILKLTSQSRAAIAVKLDRLADESNILPSDIMKLFTKLLDEEENIQLLERNVKIVKERGKICKTNPKCDKRRSSLSFIFK